TGACAGTTGCAGCGCAATCACACGCATACATGCCACAACCGGCGTTGCACATAATGGCatgataaaactgaaactaaaaactgaaactaattCAACAGTAGTGTCACTCTGTTGCTCCCTCTGCAACTGTCACGACTATGTACGACTGAATAGAAAACACAACTTCATATTTAGTTAAAAACTAACCTTCAAATTTGATCTATATCTACTGGAAAACCCCGCTCGTCAGAGCCACTCCGCCACTCGCCATGTTGGAAAATATCgttatgtctttttttttataccttgCTCAACTTTTGGGCAACTCTTTGATCGTAGTGCGCATGATCGGATGATTTTGACCAACTAATGTGCATCACTTTTACCAACAATCGAATTAAATTAATATTACCAAAAAAGTTGCCCAATAAATAAGCAAAAGTGTAACCAACAGTTATGATAAATTCAGATTACGAATTATTTGCCCAACACTTGCCCAACTTTTGttccactttaaaaaaacaaaattggcaaacaaaatgtttgcccAACAACACCAATTATTGGTTTTGTTGGGCAATTATCGACCAATAATTGTTGAAGTTACTTTGCCCAACAAATGATTTGACCAACGTTTTTGCAGTGAACTACATACAATGTAAAGGTATACAGTCGACTAACTATATATACCCttttttaaaggtagtggacactaatggtaattgtcgaagactagccttcacagttagtatatctcaacaaatgcataaaatatctaacctgtgaaaaatttgagctcaatcggtcatcgaagttgcgagataataatgaaagaaaaaaataaatctgaggtctcgaaatcaaattcgtggaaaattgcttctttctcgaaaacgatgacacttcagagggagccgtttctcacaatgttttataccatcaacctctccccattgctcatcaccaagtgaggttttatgctaatacttattttgagctcaaattagtTATTTTGTGCGCCGGAAATAATTTATTGTGGTCGAAATCGTTTCGAGTAAAACCATTTATTTCGTGAGATcaaatcaaaacttaaaaatGATTTCAAGTGCAGGATATGAGGACTTCAAATTATTTATGTGTTTCCTATTTTCTATTAGTTCAGTTTTTCATCATTATGTCCCTTTATGGGCTCCATACGTAACAGTTTATTATATCAGTTTAAACTCATCCAATTGTTGTTTTCCCCATAATATGCACTAAAACAGACAACTTGTCAACACTGATATACAATGTAATGTACATAACAGTCATGCCACTTTTCAACAGCTGTTTTTCTTCAATGATAATGCAATAATTAAAGGAAAccgacaaaacactgtacaaagtTAAGCGAGGTTGGCCATTTCCTCATTTGTTTTGCATGTACCGAGTTGCATGTGTGACATAGGTCAAGGTATACGCCAAAAGACAAATAAATTCACTTTTGCCAAATAATTGTTCAGTAATTTTGCTGTGATAAGACGAAATATACAACATAATGTTACATACCGCGCTTAATGCTATACGTTTATAAGCGGCATAGAAAAACTTAGACCGTGGAACACAGCACAACACCAAGttatggtttacaatgtgctgtggcgcaatttgtaGCCTAGCCTTGGTATATGTCCAaggctcttaaagccattggaccctttcggtacagaacaaaaaaaaaatcacagatttacaaataatttacagggtttacagaaggtaatggtgaaagccttctcttgaaatattagtccatgaaatgcttttaatactttttgagaaaacggttaacgagaattacggatttatagtaaacacatgtcatgacacggcgaaacgtgcgaaaacaggagtgggttttcccgttattttctcccgactccgatgtccgattgagcctaaatttccacaggattgttattttatatataagttgtgatacacgaagtgtgggacttggacaatactgtttaccgaaagtgtatactggctttaaaggtagtggacactattggtaattgtcgaagactagccttcacagttggtgtatctcaacatatgcatacaataactaacctgtgaaaacttgagctcaatcggtcatcgaagttgcgagataataatgacagaaaaaaacgcccttgtcacacgaagttgtgtgcgtttttagatgggtgatttcgagacctcaagttctaaatctgaggtctcgaaatcaaattcgtgggaaattacttctttctcgataacgatggcacttcagagggagccgtttctcacaatgttttataccatcaacctctccccattgctcatcaccaagaaaggttttatgctaataattattttgagtaataaccaatagtgtccactgcctttaatcttgtGCCAATTCTCTTGCCTGTTATAAGGGTGATGGTATTGATGCTGTTTCAAAAATGAAGATGGTAGTGCTGCTTTTGGTGATAGTGTTAGTTCTGTCTCGATGTTGATGCTGGTGTCGGTGCTGTGTCGATGATAAACGTAGAGTGGTGTTGATGATGTTGAAGGTGGTGTTGGTGTTCGTGCGGTGTCTATGTTGACCATGTTTTTGTCGGTGCTTGGTCGATGATCAATATTGtagtgctgctgctgctgctgatgatgATGGTGGGAGTGGTGCTGGTTTTGGCGGTGTGTCGATGATGATGGTGCTGGTGTCGGTGCTGTGTCGATGAAAAAGGTGATAGTCGTTGCTGCTGCTGATGGTGAAGGTGGTGTTGGTGTTGATGCTGCGGAGCTGAtgtcgatgatgatgatgctggTGTAATGATGTGTCGATGATGTCGTCCTGTTGCTGCTGTTGATTATAGTGATGGTGATGGTGTCGATGTCGTTGAAACTAGTTAACAGAATCCCGGCATGGAATTTGTTAATTCTTTCGCAATGACAGCAAGAGTTTCAGAAAATCTGAAGGTTCTTGTATTTCAGAGTAACGGCACTTAACTATCTTCCGCATTACCACTTTGAACTGTGGGTGATTGACTGCGTATATGATGGGGTTTACACAACTGTTAAAAACAGTTATAGTGACTCCGTAGAGAGCAAACTTACGACTGGATGGTATAGCGAGAGAGATAAAGTAAGGAGACAGTAACAATGCGAAGATGAAAAACACAAGGAAGAGGTTCTTGGTAATAGCTAGTTGCTGACGGCTGATGACCTGCCTGGCTTTCTTGGAGACGTGCTCAGCATTAGTCACTGACGATTCCCCAGTGGCAACAGTGAAACTGGTGGACGTTTCACCATCCAAACCAACCACTGTGGAGATTGACTGACTATTCTTGCTAGATTTGCTCTTTTTCTGTTTCCTGAAGTGTCGTTTGAGATGGATGTAGAGTGCCGTGTAGCAACAGATGATGATGAGCATTGGGACCGGGTATAGACCCACAGATTGTGCCAGGTTGTATTCGGGACCTCTTGGGTGACCATCTTTATCTGAACATGTATTGTCTTGTGGATCGTAACCAAAAGCGCCTATGCCCAGAATCGGCGGGAGGAAAAACACAATACACGGAATAACCCAAGTCATTGCGATCATGACGGCTACTTTACGCGGGGTGTACCACCAACTGTAGGTGTTCATTGTTTGAGTGACGAGGACCATACGGTTCAAAGCTATGGAGGCCAACGAGTAGAGACTTGCACCGAGACCGGTATAAAGTTGAATGGCAGCAATTACACAAGGGGCCTCCGATTCCAAGGGCCAGCTTTCATTACTCACCAAAGCTACGCAAATCCACGGGTAGGAGAGACTGGTCCAGAAATCAGCCACGCTGAGGTTGACCACGAAGGCGTTGGTCACGGTGCGGAGTTTCTTGGATAGGATGACGGACCACATGACGAGACTGTTACCTACGAGGCCCAGAATGCAGGTCAAAATCCAAAAACCGACCAAGGCTGCACGAGCTTCGTATGGATACAGCGAAGAATAGACTGGCGCCTCCGCTGTATCATTGATCTGGGGCAGAGAGTTGTTGTCCATCTTGTTCAATCGACAGCACAATACATCTAGTACCGATACCAGTTGTGACAGCTTATATAAGGTCATTCGGCAAGAGATTTTGTTATACGTCCGTGTTACAATTATTGACAAACTTTGCTGAAACGAAATGGAAACTTTTcactattgttttaaattatcgAACAAGCCACATCCTTGTTAAAATAGATGACAAAGTTAGCTGAAATCCAAGTGCAAATTATATGAATAGGGTTGTCAAAATATTGAACGAGGAAACACACGGAAAATCGGCTGAATCATTATAACCTTTCccgctgaagtgacgtagttttcgagaaaggagtaattttccacgaatttgatttcgagacctcaagtttagaatttgaggtctcgaaatcaggcatccgaaagcacacacaacttcgtgtgacaaggatttttttttctttcatagctatctcgtaacttcgatgaccgatggagctcaaattttcacaggtttgttattttatgcatatgttgagatacaccaagtgagaagactggtctttgacaattactaatagtgtccactgtctctaAAACAAATTGCCTATGGTCATAATAGTGGTCAGTAGAGGTGACAAACAAAGTTACAGAAATCTTCTCCGTTTGCTGGTCCTTTGAAACAAACCATACGAACGGTGTCCACAGAGCgtgtaatataggttttctcggtcaatttcggcaaatgagcagccaatttaaccaccaagctattctatttcgcgcgaaatcgaatgctacaaatcgttttatgattagtcaaatgtaatgttgcgtcgttcgatttaacaaaataatcattcaattcaacaattcatcaaagcagcattcaaattcgcaacgctttttgaggcgtgtgtgccacgaaaaagaatgacgatacgagtgcttaaggaatttgactcgactcaaattgaaattgaattgctgaattctgaatttgaaacgcagtaacaactggaaaggcaaaacagctttaattcgaacccgtgaaaatgaaattggctgctcatttgccgaatttgaccgagaaaacctatatcaaCGGTGTTTTGggaagtgtcgtggcctagcggtttaCAAAGAGCAACACATtcaaactctgttgtttctgatcagcagagtgtgtgatCGAGTCCCAATCGTGACACTTGAGTCCTTAAGCaatacacttaaccattacttcATTCTTCGGATGAGATGGAAAGcctttggtcctgtgtgttgtgtaacgcccgtaaaaaaaaaccagcgcACTTCCTGGTGTTCCTGGTATGATTGACAGCTTTATTGCGCCACAGCGCcttaaaccattacatggtgctatttaGATCTCATACTACAAACGTAGTCccaccacatacatgtaccttgaagcatggaggaaggaatgaAGGAAGACGCCTAGCCTTGAGGTTcgctgagtgacggatatgcgcgctatataaagAAACCAGTATTATTTCCCCGGTGTTTtctatagaccgatccaggcgCGCGCAGCGCGGCCGCAAAACAGTGCAACTAattttgtggtgtttttgagaaaaacagttGTCTGGCTAAGTTGGGGCGCTCTTTTCATATAGCCCGGTCTCGTTTTCGCACCTGGCTCCATTATCAAGATACAACTATACAAATTGTGGTCtttttgcctttttgtgtgctttggTATGGCAAAACGCATTATGTTGACTTAGATACTTTGTTCTGCACTTTATTTTATGGCAAAATGGTCCATTTATAAGAAGCAGTCTTCTGCTTGACTGTAGCTATTTGTTCAGCACGTCAGTGTCTATCTGGTAGAAGAGGCTTTCATTATGATGTAGTGTTTTGGGTTTAGTAAATGTTTACCACTACGGTAGCGTTCACATGGCAGAACGCCTTATCTGTATGATACACCGTTTTTGCCAACAAAGAAATTCAGAAATGTTTCATTCTATGTTAGACTTTTTACATGGCAAAACAATGTATCTACAAGATGCTTCATTACTCCCTATCTTTTAATGTGTAAAGGACTCGTACAATGTAATACATGTGAAGCAGTGTTTTGTCTTGCCAGATATGGTGGTATGTGCATGACAGTATGATCTCATGGCTAGATCTAGACCATCTAACAGCATGCTATGCGCAATGCTACAGCACCAACTGCAACAACATGAAATCTTTTAGTTCAACTAAAatgaatgagaaaatagaaaccATTACAAAAACAGTAAGTTTTAATGAGCATGAACTGATCATGCTGTACTAGACATAGGCATCCTTCGAACCCAGTCACTAATGTTATGAATTGTAATGTCATTAACTCAAGCTGTGAATTGccatacatctacatgtacacattttttgtaggtgtaagttaactgttttgtaggtgcaagtttactgttttgtaggtgcaagttgactgttttgtaggtgcaagtttactcctgttttgtatggtgcaagtttactgttttgtatggtgcaagtttactcctgttttgtatggtgcaagtttactgttttgtatggtgcaagtttactgttttgtaggtgcaagttgactgttttgtaggtgcaagtttactcctgttttgtatggtgcaagtttactgttttgtatggtgcaagtttactcctgttttgtatggtgcaagtttactgttttgtatggtgcaagtttactgttttgtatggtgcaagtttactgttttgtatggtgcaagtttactgttttgtatggtgtaagtttactgttttgtaggtgtaagtttactgttttgtaggtgtaagtttactgttttgtaggtgcaagtttactgttttgtaggtgcaagtttactgttttgtatggtgcaagtttactgttttgtatggtgcaagtttactgttttgtatggtgtaagtttactgttttgtaggtgcaagtttactgttttgcatggtgcaagtttactgttttgtaggtgtaaatttactgttttgtatggtgcaagttcAATAcactaatcaaaataattattgtcattgaAATAACAAAAGTGGCAAATTAGacaatttgtttggtaaaacaatgtaacttcgcttaaatattaataacaacaaaaccatttgttattttcaaacGAGTTTTTTCTGGCTGATATGTCAACAACTCATAAATATTCTGTAACAGTTTTAGTTGAATAGagaaatacataaaaaaatggcAGACGATGAATCTTTGAAGCactttttcttaaaatgctCATTTTCGAGTTGCATTGTTTTGCCATGTGACGGCCGAGCGCATGGCGGCGCCCAATTGCTGGGTAGTctttgtgcctagttttgtgcacaaagacacgagcaaatcgttttccttttcactctttatgggaattgaatgtcttcctcgacaatCTATGAAATTTCCTTGATATGGCTGCTTGATATAACAACGTACTAcgttcttgatttttttttaaagttaagcAGATAGTAAActactgaaattctgacaaaacaCCTTGCCGATGTAATGCATTTTAGCGACTATTAAGCAGTTTCCGCGTCTATGACCCTAAACTCGCCTAAGACAATCACCTTTTTCAAGACGATTCGGCTTATATTttattgcaaatatttgtggtcagtgatcgacattggtatatcatgatgtcctgttaaggaaattttgttattcgttgaggaaaacatttaatttccataaagagtaaaaagaaacgtgatttcctcatgtctttgtgcacaaaactggGCACATGTACACCCCAgcaatggcgcgcggtgctaaacacttgcgcgcccggtgcgtgtcggatacaccaagtgagaatactggtctttgacaattaccaaaggtgttcagtgccttaaaCGTCAATCAGATTCATTaagagattgttcagacttatATTGAACCTAATCAACCAGGCCTCAAAAGAAATCAAGtataccccctcccccccccaatcatGCATTAcctaacaaatctgtgaacatttgggctcaattagtcatcgaagttgcaagagaataatgaaagaaaaaaaacactattgttgttcaaaataattgatgtgctttcagatgcatagttaaagccagtggacactattggtaactgtcaaagaccagtcttctcacttgctgtatctcaacatatgcataaaatagcaaacctgtgaaaatttgagctcgattggtagtcggagttgcgagataactatgaaaaagaaacacccttgtcacacgaagttgtgtgcgtccagatgcttgatttcgggacctcaaattctaaacttgaggtctcgaaatcaaattcgttgaaatttacttctttctcgaaaactactccacttcagagggagccgtttctcacaaggccttttactaccaacctctccccattactcgttaacaaaataaaggttttatgctaataattattttgagtaattataccaatagtgtccactgcctttaaacacttcat
Above is a genomic segment from Asterias rubens chromosome 10, eAstRub1.3, whole genome shotgun sequence containing:
- the LOC117295624 gene encoding G-protein coupled receptor moody-like — encoded protein: MDNNSLPQINDTAEAPVYSSLYPYEARAALVGFWILTCILGLVGNSLVMWSVILSKKLRTVTNAFVVNLSVADFWTSLSYPWICVALVSNESWPLESEAPCVIAAIQLYTGLGASLYSLASIALNRMVLVTQTMNTYSWWYTPRKVAVMIAMTWVIPCIVFFLPPILGIGAFGYDPQDNTCSDKDGHPRGPEYNLAQSVGLYPVPMLIIICCYTALYIHLKRHFRKQKKSKSSKNSQSISTVVGLDGETSTSFTVATGESSVTNAEHVSKKARQVISRQQLAITKNLFLVFFIFALLLSPYFISLAIPSSRKFALYGVTITVFNSCVNPIIYAVNHPQFKVVMRKIVKCRYSEIQEPSDFLKLLLSLRKN